From a region of the Arachis ipaensis cultivar K30076 chromosome B09, Araip1.1, whole genome shotgun sequence genome:
- the LOC107615899 gene encoding protein FAR1-RELATED SEQUENCE 6-like: protein MKSIITIETEEEREPYYKVMEEVIERVEEAFGKCSKRKPFFGGDSVIAEMTNRGVDRSVECTSSIQAMISAFEYVHDGWGVAILVGVPSKDDVFKTHPMNFLNERTLKGTFYGNYKPRTDLPNVVEKYMKGELELEKFITHTVPFPEINKPFDLILKGESISLQLRSNIAPPTTTNQPVPHSPPHTAQPVLNTSEWQNRKKNVFQAAQLSDVTDVGSDEMELGDELPDHGCLQEDEIPRVGMRFAQLKMAHDFYVTYAKKAGFATKIRTTTFDKITKAPINQAIHCNRDGIRESRVKAPTRKNTISAAGCKARIYVKFDKDVQDWVLLKVDLMHSHPCSPKKAVYYHEYRQLTMHAKCVIEDNDEAGIRPNKTFLALSNEAGGPSNLGFSEKDLRNYITVRLRTSNVNADVREMMRYFRRMKDINPNFFYAVKLDDECKFKSAVWVDARCRASYEYYGDVVSVDSTYSTNRHGLPFVSFVGVNHHGRSTLLGCVLLGNEEIRSYEWVFSQWVKCMGTAPKCIITDQCRSLYRAIKNTLPDTRHRWCIWHIMNKLPSKLGGYRRYGALYGDLNDIVWNSRTEESFEDDWADFIDEYNLHNNTWLSDLYDERCMWVPIYFKGEFWAAMRNTQRSESMHAFYGGYLHSKTSLVQFVHEYDNVLGVKEQRELEDDAADSRGVIPCATTSPIEKQFQQEYTTSIFRDVQIEFVRKANCRVSAVDEQGPLVCVKVEEEKLLNDTILCVPYDVHFDRSTQELRCECNLFESSGVLCCHCLEVFHSYKVYKVPSCYILPRWSKKIKRKHTYVKSSHDVSRSDESHVAFRGLCAHFYNVAQEFLGDDEETALLHVALEETRAKLATHRAKKRSENVAETQTNIGSQSSNDVGVDDIQGPSKVTTKGRPKSKRLSYALEKSIKNSRRRKQKNSPPVVRLQTFQDINHCAVSGLNVPEQAGGFMSLLSSFNKKWD from the exons ATGAAGAGCATTATAACTATTGAAACAGAAGAAGAGAGGGAGCCATATTATAAGGTGATGGAAGAAGTGATTGAGAGGGTGGAAGAAGCTTTTGGGAAGTGCAGCAAAAGGAAGCCCTTCTTTGGTGGGGACAGT GTAATTGCTGAAATGACCAATAGAGGCGTGGATCGTTCTGTTGAATGTACTAGCAGCATCCAAGCTATGATCTCAGCCTTTGAATATGTCCATGAT GGTTGGGGTGTTGCTATTCTTGTTGGTGTTCCAAGCAAAGATGATGTTTTCAAAACTCATCCTATGAACTTCTTGAATGAGAGAACTCTCAAGGGTACCTTCTATGGTAACTACAAACCCCGAACCGATCTTCCTAATGTTGTGGAGAAGTACATGAAAGGG GAGTTGGAACTTGAGAAATTTATCACTCACACCGTTCCGTTCCCAGAGATTAACAAGCCTTTTGATTTGATACTGAAAGGAGAGTCCATCAG CCTTCAACTCCGATCGAACATTGCACCGCCAACAACGACTAACCAACCAGTGCCGCACTCTCCTCCGCACACAGCGCAGCCGGTTTTGAATACTTCAGAATGGCAGAATCGCAAGAAAAACGTGTTTCAA GCCGCACAGTTGTCGGATGTTACAGATGTTGGAAGTGATGAGATGGAGCTTGGTGATGAG tTACCAGATCATGGTTGCTTACAAGAAGATGAGATACCAAGAGTTGGAATGCGGTTTGCTCAGTTAAAGATGGCTCATGACTTTTATGTGACATATGCAAAGAAAGCTGGATTTGCAACTAAGATAAGGACGACAACATTTGATAAGATCACAAAGGCTCCCATTAACCAAGCTATACACTGTAATCGTGATGGGATCCGCGAGTCTCGTGTTAAAGCACCAACACGGAAGAATACGATTTCAGCTGCTGGGTGCAAGGCAAGGATATATGTAAAGTTTGATAAAGATGTGCAAGACTGGGTTTTGCTCAAGGTTGACTTGATGCACTCTCACCCCTGTTCACCGAAAAAGGCAGTGTACTACCATGAGTATAGGCAGTTGACCATGCATGCGAAGTGCGTGATCGAGGATAATGATGAGGCTGGGATTCGACCAAACAAGACATTCCTTGCTTTGTCAAATGAAGCTGGTGGCCCCTCTAACTTGGGATTCTCAGAGAAGGATTTAAGAAATTATATAACAGTAAGGCTCCGAACTAGCAACGTGAATGCGGATGTCAGGGAGATGATGAGGTACTTTAGGAGAATGAAGGACATCAATCCGAACTTCTTTTACGCGGTGAAGTTGGACGATGAGTGTAAATTTAAGAGTGCAGTATGGGTTGATGCAAGGTGTAGGGCGTCGTATGAATACTATGGAGACGTCGTGTCAGTTGATAGCACGTACAGTACAAATAG GCATGGATTACCGTTTGTGTCGTTCGTTGGGGTCAACCACCATGGTAGGTCGACCCTCCTCGGTTGTGTTTTGTTGGGGAATGAAGAAATCAGAAGTTATGAATGGGTTTTTAGCCAATGGGTGAAGTGCATGGGAACTGCTCCAAAGTGTATCATAACCGATCAATGTCGATCCCTTTATCGTGCAATCAAAAATACTTTACCCGACACACGCCACCGGTGGTGCATTTGGCATATTATGAATAAGCTACCTTCGAAGCTTGGGGGTTACCGCCGGTACGGAGCTTTGTATGGTGACCTAAACGACATTGTGTGGAACTCTCGGACGGAGGAGTCATTTGAAGATGATTGGGCTGATTTTATAGATGAGTACAACTTACATAACAACACATGGCTGTCAG ATCTGTATGATGAACGATGCATGTGGGTCCCAATATACTTCAAGGGTGAATTTTGGGCAGCAATGCGGAATACTCAAAGGAGTGAGAGCATGCACGCATTCTACGGTGGATACTTACACAGTAAAACTAGCTTGGTCCAATTTGTTCATGAATATGACAATGTGCTTGGAGTCAAGGAGCAGAGGGAACTGGAGGATGATGCTGCAGACTCGAGGGGGGTTATCCCTTGTGCAACTACCTCGCCTATAGAGAAACAGTTTCAGCAAGAGTATACCACGAGCATTTTTAGGGATGTTCAAATTGAGTTTGTGAGGAAGGCTAACTGCAGAGTTTCTGCAGTTGATGAACAGGGTCCATTGGTCTGCGTGAAGGTGGAAGAGGAGAAACTACTCAACGATACTATTCTATGCGTTCCGTACGATGTTCACTTTGACCGTTCCACACAAGAGCTTCGTTGTGAGTGCAATCTTTTTGAGAGTTCAGGTGTGTTGTGCTGTCACTGCCTTGAAGTTTTCCATTCGTATAAAGTGTACAAAGTACCTTCCTGTTATATTCTTCCTCGATGGAGCAAGAAGATAAAGCGCAAGCATACGTATGTCAAAAGTAGCCATGATGTCAGTCGGTCAGATGAGAGTCATGTTGCATTCAGGGGACTGTGTGCACACTTCTATAATGTTGCTCAAGAGTTCCTCGGTGATGATGAAGAAACAGCATTGCTGCATGTTGCTTTGGAAGAAACAAGGGCCAAGTTGGCTACGCACCGTGCCAAAAAGAGGTCCGAGAACGTGGCAGAGACTCAGACCAACATTGGCTCTCAGAGTTCGAACGATGTCGGTGTTGATGACATCCAAGGCCCATCGAAGGTCACCACAAAGGGCAGGCCAAAGAGTAAGAGGCTCAGCTATGCCCTTGAAAAGTCCATCAAGAATTCAAGACGGAGAAAACAAAAGAATTCACCCCCG GTGGTTCGTCTGCAAACATTTCAAGATATAAACCATTGTGCTGTTTCTGGCTTGAATGTTCCCGAACAAGCCGGTGGTTTCATGTCTTTGTTAAGCTCCTTCAACAAAAAATGGGATTAG
- the LOC107615900 gene encoding phosphatidylinositol N-acetylglucosaminyltransferase subunit A-like, with translation MSFQRIRDVYQIPSRRVHIIVNGVDEDDFREDLELGKEFRTQIGIPNNASLVLGVAGRLVKDKGHPLLYEAYSRLIRKHPNVYLIVAGSGPWANRYKDLGRQVLVLGSMDPSMLRAFYNAIDIFVNPTLRPQGLDLTLMEAMMSGKPLLASRFPSIKGTIVVDDEFGFMFSPNVESLLEALEAVVNEGKERLARRGKACREYANSMFTARKMALAYERLFLCIKKDTFCSYP, from the exons ATGTCGTTCCAG AGAATAAGGGATGTTTACCAGATTCCAAGCAGAAGAGTGCATATAATTGTCAATGGTGTAGATGAGGATGATTTCAGAGAAGATTTGGAACTGGGAAAAGAGTTTAGAACCCAAATTGGGATTCCAAACAATGCGAGCTTGGTTCTTGGTGTGGCTGGAAGATTGGTTAAGGACAAAGGCCATCCTCTGCTTTATGAAGCATACTCAAGGCTAATTCGTAAGCACCCTAATGTGTACTTGATAGTCGCCGGCTCTGGACCATGGGCGAATCGCTACAAGGATTTAGGGAGGCAAGTTCTTGTTCTAGGATCTATGGATCCATCCATGTTAAGAGCATTTTACAATGCTATTGACATATTTGTTAATCCTACATTAAGGCCCCAAGGGCTTGATCTTACTCTAATGGAGGCAATGATGAGTGGGAAGCCACTTTTGGCATCAAGGTTTCCAAGCATCAAAGGTACTATTGTGGTTGATGATGAATTTGGCTTTATGTTTTCCCCCAATGTTGAGTCCCTATTAGAGGCACTTGAGGCAGTGGTGAATGAAGGGAAAGAAAGGCTTGCAAGAAGGGGAAAGGCATGCCGTGAATATGCAAATTCTATGTTCACAGCTAGAAAGATGGCATTAGCATATGAGAGGCTATTCCTATGCATTAAAAAGGATACATTTTGTTCCTATCCTTGA